In Loktanella sp. M215, the genomic window GTTGACCGTGTGGCCGGAGAAATTGGCGTTTCCTACCTTCGGGCGCCAGTCTCTGGCAATCCGGTCTCGGCCGAAGCCGGGACGCTTTCCGCGCTGGTGTCGGGACCGGAAGAGGCATTCAAGAGCGTGTCACCGATGCTGGCCACGTTCTGTCAATCGCAGAGTTGGCTCGGCGACGCCGACCAGGGACGCTACGCCAAGCTTGCAATCAACCTGATGATCGCGGTCAGCGCAGGCATGATGGCCGAAGCGCTCGCACTGGCGCGGCGCGGCGGTATCGATTGGCATGACATGCTGAACCTGATGGAAAACAGCGCGGTGGGCTCGCCAATGGTGAAGTACAAATGCGCACCAATGCACGACCGCGACTTTACCTCGACGTTTTCCGGCAGGCAGATGGCAAAGGATCTGGATCTGATCCTTGAATGTACGCGTGCCTCAGATGTGCCCGCGCCGCTCGCCGCTCAGATGCGCGAAATGTACACCGCGATGATCGCCGCCGGTGACGGTGACGACGATTACATCGCGACGATACGCCACCAGGAACGACTTTCCGGTCTGGCCGATATCGAACCCAGCAAGACAGCCTGAACAAGGGAGTTTGTCGTGAGAAATCTGAACGAAAACAACATCACCGATGCCGTTGTCGCGATGGCGGACGCCTGCGGTGACGGTCGGATCAAGCAGACGGTCAACAGTTTGGTGCGCCATCTTCACGCCTTCATCCGCGAGATCGAGCCAACCGAGCAGGAATGGGAACAGGCCATCGCATTCCTGACCGAGACCGGTCAGAAATGTGATGATGTGCGTCAGGAATACATCCTGTTGTCCGACGTACTGGGCGTGACGATGTTGGTCGATGCGATCAACCATCGTTCGGCAACCGACACCACCGAAACCACAGTTCTTGGCCCGTTCTATGTCGAGGGCCCGCCCGAAACGCCGATGGGCGAGGCAATCGACTGGAACGTTGAGGGTGAGCCGTTTTATGTGGAAGGCCGCATCACGTCGGACAACGGACAGCCACTGGCCGATGTGTTGGTGGACGTCTGGCAGTCCGACAGCGAAGGTTTCTACGACGTTCAAAAGGAAATGGAAGGGGCCTCGCTCAGGGCGCGTTTCCGGACTGGTCCAGATGGTCGCTATGCCTTCTGGACGGTCACGCCTTCGCCTTATCCAATCCCCACGGATGGGCCAGTCGGGCAATTGCTGGAGCGGCTGGATCGCCATCCGTACAGGCCGGCGCATGTCCATTTCATGCTGCACGCCAAGAACCACCAGAAACTGGTGACGCAGATCTTTGCCGAAGGCGATCCCTACATCGACAGCGATGCGGTGTTCGGCGTGAAGGATTCACTGGTCAAGTCTTATGCCCTGAACGAGCCGGGCAAGGCACCGGATGGAAAGGTTCTTGATCGGCCCTGGCGCCACCTCGTCTTTGATTTCGGCATGCGTCGGATGGGCTAGGGCGTTTGAGAAAGACCACTCGAGAATTCTCGAGAAGCACATGTTACAAGAAGGAAAGTAGAGATGAATACGCAGTCAGGACATGGACTTTGGGCAACCGAAAAGTCCCCCGATATCGACAACCTGAAGATCGAGGTTGCCGCGCGCGACGCGGGTCAGCCTGGCCCGGGTCAGGTCACGGTCGAGATCAAGGCAGCGGGTGTCAATCCATCTGACGTCAAGGCGGCGCTCGGTTTCATGCCCCATGCGGTCTGGCCGCGTGTACCGGGGCGGGATTTTGCAGGCGTTGTTTGCGGCGGTCCGAAGAAGCTTTTGGGGACTGAAGTCTGGGGTGGCGGCGGCGAGCTTGGCATCACGCAGGACGGAACGCATGCGAAATACCTAACGCTGCCGGCAGCAGCGGTGACCGCCAAGCCCGCCAACCTGTCCTTCGAGGAAGCAGGCTCGATCGGCGTGCCCTTCATTACTGCCTTCGAGGGCCTTCAGCGGGCCGGTGGGGTCCAGCCATGGGATAACGTGCTGGTCTGCGGCGCGAATGGCAAGGTGGGGCAGGCGGCGATCCAGCTCGCCACGCTGGCAGGCGCCCGCGTCTTTGGCGTGGAATACAAACCGATGGACTATCACGGCCATTCAAATGGCGACATTGAGATGCTCGATAGCTCGTCTCAGGACGTGGCTGCGGTGATCCGCGAAAAAACTGGCGGTCATGGCGCGGATATCGTGTTCAACACGGTCGGCAACCCATATTTCGAGATCGCGAACAACGTGATGGCGGGCAAGGGCCGCCAGATCTTCATCTCGACCTTCGAGTTCACGGTGCCGTTCAATATCTTTAATTTCTTCCGGTTGCAGCACCAGTTCATCGGCCTGAATACGCTGGAAATGGACAGCGTATACTGTGCTGCGATCTTCAAGAAATTGAGCCCGCTGTTCGAAACCGGACGTCTGAAGCCTTTCCCGATCAACCCCGCGACCGTGCATGGGCTGGGTGACGCGGCCAAGGCCTATGCCGCCGTCAACAACTCATCACCGGATCGGGTCGTGTTGAAGCCGTAACTGCCGCAGCAGCGCCCCGCCGGGCTTCTCGCACCAAGAGTCCGGCGGAAGCGTATGAACCAACCCTGACGATGTTATCGAACGGAAATACGATGGCTGATCCTTGCATCATCTGTGTGGCAATCACGGGTCAGCTGCCAACCAAGGCGACCAATCGGCTGTGCCGATCACGATTTCCGAACAGATCGAGTCAACTCTCGAGGCATTCGAGGCCGGCGCAACGATTGCCCATTCCGATCGGGCCGTCGGTCAAATGAGCAATGATACGGACCATCCAAGCGGTTGAACAGTCGCGGTTGAGCCCGATGAAACGGCGCCGCCTTAAAAACAATTGTTTTGGATAAAAATTAACCGCGAGACCAGATTTCGAGGGTAAATATTTGGGCACGTCTTTTTCAACTTTGCCTACGCACTACTTCTGGTCAACCAAAAATTACCGAATTGAACCTGCCTGGCGGTGTTCGACCCTGTGAACGGTGCCTTGGACCTCGTGGCGCCCCATGAAAGTCCGTATTGGATATATCTTGGCTGTGCCCTCTTCCGCGATGCTGCTAAATTGTTTGTAAGTCGTCAATTGGCTGGCTGGAACACTGAAATCCGACCAATTCACGAAGCGGATATTGTTGCTGGTCTCTGATGAGATTGCGAATAGGGAGGACTCTAAAAATGGATGTCAAAAGGTTAAGTGGCAAGAACATCTTGATCACAGGCGCAGCGCGCGGCATGGGTGCCGCAAACGCGGAGAGTTTCGCCGCGCAGGGCGGCAATGTCTGCCTCGCCGATCTTGATGGCGATGAGGCGCAGAAGGTCGCTGACAAGATCAACGCGGCGGGCAACGGTCAGGCAATTGCGGTCCGGTGCGACGTGACCAAGCGTGAGGACAACGCCGCAGCCGTCAAGGCCGTCGTGGATGAATTCGGCGAGTTGAATGTCGCACTTTTCAACGCCGGTCTCAACAAGCCCCGCTTTTTCATGGACATCGATGAGGACAATTGGGACCTTATCATGAACGTGAACACCAAGGCGATGTGGCTTGGCATGCAGGAAGCCGCGCGGCAGATGATCGCGCAAGGCAAGCGCGACTATCCTTATAAGTTGATCAACGTGGGCTCCATCGCCTCGCGCAAGCCGCTGATCGACGTGACCGTTTATTGTACTTCGAAATACGGCTGCCTTGCGCTGACCCATTGCGGCGCGCTCGGTCTGGCAGAGCACAACATCACCGTGAACGGCTATGCGCCGGGCGTCGTGGTGACCCCGCTCTGGGAACAGCTAGACAAGGATCTGGTCGAGATCGGTTTCAAGGAGAAGGCAGGCCAGGCATATGACGACATCGTGCGGGATGCGCTGCAGATCAAGCGCGTGTCCTACCCCAGGGATATCGTCGGCACCGCCTCGTTCCTCGCGTCGGACGACAGCGATTACATGACCGGCCAGATGATCCATATCGACGGTGGATGGTGCATTCAGTAATCGATCGTGCCCGGCGGATTTCAAGGCCGACCAAGGCGTTTCGAATGGCTTGGTCCGCTTCCGTCGCCGGGAACGGCTTCCTTCGCTCAACTGTAAGGTGGGTATCATGGTCCAGCCGTTCACTTATTCCGGTCTGCCGACGCGTGTTCGTTTTGGATGGGATATGCTGGGCGAGGTCGCTGAGGAAATCCGCAGGCTGAACTGCTCCCGGGCCCTTGTCCTGTGCACGCCCCAACAGGAACAAGACGCCCGAAATCTCGCGGAGCAGCTGGGGGATCTTGCCGTCGGCCTGTTCCCCGGCGCCGCCATGCACACGCCGGTGCAAGTGACAGAGCAGGCGCTCGCGCTCATGAACCAGCTGGGCGCAGATTGCACGATTGCCTTGGGCGGGGGGTCGACGATCGGCCTTGGCAAGGCGTTGGCATGGCGGCTCGACACACCGCAGATCGTGATCCCGACATCCTATGCCGGGTCCGAGGTTACGCCGATACTTGGGCAGACCGAAGACGGCCGGAAGACCACCGTATCCGATCCAAAAATCCTGCCCGAAACCGTCATTTACGACGTCAACCTGTCTGCGACACTGCCGGTCCCGATGACGATCACCAGCGGCATGAACGCCATGGCCCACGCGGTTGAGGGCCTTTACGCGAAAGAACGCAATCCGATCGTCTCGGCGATGGCGCTGGAGGGTATCGCGGCCTTGGCGCGTGCCTTGCCCGCAGTGGTGGAGAAACCAGATGACCAGGTGGCGCGCGGCGACGCACTTTACGGCGCGTGGCTCTGCGGCATGGTGCTGGGGCAGGTGGGCATGGCGCTGCACCACAAGCTTTGTCACACGTTGGGCGGGACGTTCAATCTGCCCCACGCCGAGACGCACTGCGTCGTGCTGCCCTATGCCATCGCCTTCAACGCCGTGGCTGTGCCGGAGCTGCTGCGCCCGGTCGGGGAAGTCTTCGGAGACAGCCATGACCCCGGCGCGGCGCTGCAGGCCTTCGCCCGCAAGCTGGGAGCGCCGACGGCATTGCGCGACTTGGGCATGCCCGAAGACGGCATAGAGAAAGCAGTCGCGATTGCGACCCAGAACCCATACTGGAACCCGCGCCCACTGGTGGAAGATGACCTCAGAGACCTGATCACCCGCGCTTGGTCTGGCGCACGGATCGGGGAATGATCGCCGGACTGTACCTCAGGGACTTGCGCAAGTTCGGCCCGCGCCCTGCGTAAGCGACCAATAGGCATAGGAATTTGTAAAAAGCCTGCAGGAACAGAACGCGGGCAGAGCAGACAATCGTGCCCGTGCACGGTGCCTATTTGGCTACGCGCCAAAACCGGTCTTGGGCGGGACGGCAAGTTGACCGATATGACTGATCGGGATGCTTTAGCTTACCATGTGGCGAAGCCGCGCGGCCAGCGTCAGGTTATGCCCAGCAAGCCGATGGCAACCCGGTACGACCTGTCCCTTGCATATAGCCCGGCATCGCCGCGCCATGTCCGGAGATAGCCGAAGACCCTTTCAAGGCCAGCGACTAGACCATGGGCGGCAATGTCGCCGTGATACGAACGGCATCGCCGTTTCGGGGCTTGGGAATATCGGACCGTTGGCCTCCACACCAGCGGTGGAAGGCAAGGCAGCGCTGTTCAAGACGTTTTTCCGCATCGCCGTGTTCGACATCCAAGTCGATGCCCCTGATGGTCGTAGTCCATCGCGTTCTTGGCCATGCAGCAATAGCATACCGTCTATGATTAGGGATTTGGCGTTTGGCCCATATCTTTGCGTCAAGCAGAGACGCACAGTCAATACGAAAGACCCGACCATGAATACGCAGCCACAATGCAAGACACCCATCCCGGCCGACGTCCAAAAGATCATCCATCGGGCGCACAGGATGCGCAGCGAATATCTTAACAAGTCGATCAAGGCTGGATTGTCCCACCTTCAAGGGGTTTTTGGTCACAAGAACCCTGTAGCCAAGGCAACCGCCTGACCTTTGGCGTCCACTCCTGCAGATGCAATGATCGCGGCTTGTCCGGGCCCGATCACTCTCAAGCTTGGTCCACCTCTCCGGCTTGCTCGACGCTGAGGGTACAGTGACGGTCAACGTCCATATCCTGAATGAGCCAAGTGCCGTCATAGGCAATATGCGGTGGGTCAAATTCCACCATTTGAAACGAAAGACCGAAGACATGAAATTTCAGAACATTCTCACCGCCCATCCCTTCGAGGGATTCCACAATACGATCCAGCAGTTTAGGGCCGACCACGCAGAGCGGCGCAGGGCAAGAGCCGTCTACGACCGGACATGGCGCGAGCTTTCGGCAATGTCCGGTCGGGACCGAGCGGAGATCGGCATCCACAGTTCCGACATTCCCCGGATTGCCTCTGAAGCCGCCGTAATGAGCCGCAAGACATCGTAGCTTTTCGAAGGTTGCGGCGGCTGCCAATCTGCACCGCAGATACCCGATACCCGTCCTATGGCATGCTTTGAGGATCGACCCTTTGGCACATGAGATGCCTGGATGAATGTCTTCAATGTCGAATCAGACCACCGCACCACCGAAAGGGCTCTGTTCGCGGCCTACGATGGCGAAGAGCATGACAATGCTTTCATAAGCGGCCTGATGATGCGTTTCCGCAGGTCCACGAACCTCACCAGTTTGCGACGTCGTGAGCGCCGGTTCACAGCCGTCCGCTGCGCAGACATACCACTTTGAACGGTCCGCACGGGAAGCAAGACATTGACGCTCGGCAACGGCATCCTAACTTAGGTTAGGATGCAATTACGGAAGTCGACCCAGATTATGGACAGCAACACGCGGCCGGCCGTCCTGATCGTGGAGGACGAGCCCCTCATCCGCATGGATGCTGTCGACATGATCACAGAGGCAGGCTTTCGGACCTATGAGGCGGCATCGGCTGATGAGGCCATCGCGCTCATGGACAAGCATCTCGACATCGGCATCCTGTTTACGGACATCGATATGCCGGGCACGATGGATGGAGTGAAACTGGCGGCCTATGTGCGCGACAGGTGGCCTCCGGTCGTGATCATCATCGCTTCTGGTGCGGTAGGATTGGACAGGGCGACGTTTCCGGACGGAGCATCGTTCTTTCCAAAACCTTACACGGCCCGTCAGATCACAGCCAGCTTGCACGAAATCTCTCGGCAGTTTGGGTAAGGCCACGCGTCTGACCAGCGGCAGGTCGACTCAAATCCTGGAAAGTTCGCCGTTCGGGATCGCCAGGCTGTGCCGGGTACCGTGCTGGTCGCTGGTTTGGGTCAAGACGCCACCCAACTGCTGGACAAAGGCTTCTACCAGCTTCTGACCCAGCCCCGAGTCCACACGCGCAGTCTTGTCGATGCCGGACCCATCATCCCAGAACGTGATTTCGATGCCATCAGGGGTCTTGGCAAGACCCAACCCGAGTTTGCCGGTGTCGCGTCCATTGTAGGCGTACTTCAGGCTGTTCGTGACCAGTTCGTTGGTGATCAAACCCAGAGGCACCGCTGTCCGTGTCGAAAGCTGAATGTCGCTGACCGACAGGTCGAGCGAAATTGCTCCCGGCGATGCTTCCATGGCTGCGACGGCATCGCGCATGATCGCATTCAGATAGTCATCCGCCTCCACGCAATCGACGGCCCCTGTCCGGGACAGGACACGATAAAGAGTTCCGATGGCCTCGATGCGGGTTCGCAGTCGTGTGAACGCCGCCCGGCACGCCACGTCGGTCTGTGCACGGCCTTCCATTGAAATCACAGAACCGATCATCGACATCGAATTCATCACGCGGTGGTTCAGCTCTTCGAGGAGTCGGGTGGATTGTGCCAGAGCCTTGTCACGCTCGGTTTCCAAAAGGCGCCGCGCGGTTACGTCTTCGATCGCCAGCAGGATTCGCCTCGCGTTATCACCTGCCCGGACCGTCTTGCGCACATTCAGACGCATCACCTTGCGTCCAATGAGTTCGAAGTGATGGTCGACTTCGAGATTTTCGAGTGTCACGTCCTGTGTAACGACGGCTCTTATCGGCTCCAGCAGGGCAGGGATGTTCCATCGGCCGTCACCCATATCGGCAAGAGATCGCCCCACCGTCCCCATTCGGTCGACCTGAAACATCGTCAGAAATTTGTCGCTGGCATATGCGATTGTCAGGTCTTCAGTCAGAACGAGAAGCCCCTCGCGGAAGGTTGCAACAATGTCGGACAGGTCCATCGCCGTCAGGGCTACCGATGAAATGTCGTCCATTGCTTTCATCTTTCGCGCAAAGGGTCCTTAAACCCAAATTGGTGAGAACAATGCCGTCTTCGAGGACAACCTCGGTTCTGGCCGCGAATACTTAGTCTTTGGAAATGATCACGATGACGGATTCGCCAACGTTCTGGGTCACCTTGATATCGCTGGCCCTCTGGTTCCCGTCGTGGATACTGATGGGGCAATTCGGGCGGCAGGACTGTCGATGCCGTACTCTTTCTAAGCCAGCACAGGGCGCGTTGAACGAAACCCCTAAGATTGAAAATCCAGTCGAGCCCGCGTCACATCACGGTCTGCGCACAGCGTTACCGCCGGCAATGATGCCCTTGATCATCAGAGCGACCTGCTCGTGCATTTCCTTGGCGTTGTCCAATCCGGCAGCATTGTCATGGGCATTTGCGGCGTCTTGCAGAATGCCCACAAATTCCTTTTCCGGAAGAATATTGTGATCATTCAACGCCAGCATGAGGGCTTCGCAAATTGAAAGCGCCGCGATGCCGGAGTATCTCTCCTGATCAAGGACCTTGGGCTCGTCTTTCATCTGGGGATCGTCCTTCAGTGCATGAGGTCTTCGGGATACAGGAAGCATCCTGAACGACTTCCATACTCTGGCATGAACGAATGTCCGCCCGACTGATCGATGTTAGGGCGGAAGGCCATTTTTCGGCCTAGTAATAGTAACGGCCGGAGACATGCATGCACGCCATCGAGACCAGTCCTCTCACGAAAAAGCTGGCAGCATTCGTTGCCTTGTCTGATGGTGACCTTGCCGTTCTCGCGCGACTGCACAAGAGGCGTCGATCCTTCCTCGCCGGGCGCGATCTGGTTCACGAAGGGCAGACCAAGCAGTCCGCCTATGTTCTGGCCGCGGGCTGGGTGTGTTCCTACAAGCTGCAACCTCACGGCAAACGCCAGATCATCGATTTTCAGATACCGGGTGATTTCCTGGGGCTGCGCAGCATCCTGCTGCGCACATCCGACCACAGCTTCGAGCCGATTGTCGACATCCAAGCCATCGAAGTGCCCAAAGGCGATCTGCTCGACGCCTTCTCCGAGACCCCAAGACTGGCCACGGCCATACTGTGGGCCGCCTCGCGTGACGAAGCGATGGTCGTCGAACATCTGGTTCGGCTTGGCAGCCGTGACGCTGACAAGCGTCTCGCTCATTTCCTGTTGGAGCTCTTTTCGCGACTAACGCTTGTCGGCATGGCGGACAGTTCGGGGTACGCCTGTCCGCTGTCGCAATATCACCTTGCAGATGCGTTGGGGCGTAAACATTCGCCGGGGGCCGTCTGGCTGCTTGTGGGTGTGATTGTTTATCGAGTGTTCTTATGGACGCACACGAGAACACCCCCCGCATTCAAGTTTTATCAGTCTCTGATACTGGGCGGCGTCGCCGCTGGACAGATGACGAGAAGGTCCGGATCGTTGAGGAAAGCCTTGTCAATGGCGTGACCTTGGCCGAGGTCGCGCGGCGCCATGACGTTTCGCGGTCCCAGCTTTACGATTGGCGCTATCGTTGTCGGCATGGTTTGCTGAGTTCTGGCCCGAAGTTTTTGCGTGTTTTTAACATCGACGAAGCTCCAGGTGGGCCTGATCCTGATAATATGCCGGCTCCGCCGGCACCTGTGATGACTGTCGATTTTGGCGCGCGCTGTCGTGTGTCGATCCCGTCCGACTTTGACATGGAGGCTGCAGCGCGTTTGCTCAACAGTCTGTCGGTGGGGCGATGATCGCGTTTCCGGCGGGCACGAACGTGTGGATCGCGGGTGGCGTGACGGACATGCGGCGCGGGATGAATACCTTGGCGTTGTCGGTCCAGCAGGGCCTTGGACGTGATCCGCATACCGGTGAGATCTTCTGCTTCCGGGGGCGAAAAGGCGAT contains:
- a CDS encoding NAD(P)-dependent oxidoreductase produces the protein MTGKQQAAWIGLGKLGLPMAARLAEEFSVTGFDLSEERLALAEARGIKRATDLASAVADAAVVFVSLPDDRALRAAVLADGALLSHLSSGMILVETSTVSVHASQDVDRVAGEIGVSYLRAPVSGNPVSAEAGTLSALVSGPEEAFKSVSPMLATFCQSQSWLGDADQGRYAKLAINLMIAVSAGMMAEALALARRGGIDWHDMLNLMENSAVGSPMVKYKCAPMHDRDFTSTFSGRQMAKDLDLILECTRASDVPAPLAAQMREMYTAMIAAGDGDDDYIATIRHQERLSGLADIEPSKTA
- a CDS encoding dioxygenase family protein, with amino-acid sequence MRNLNENNITDAVVAMADACGDGRIKQTVNSLVRHLHAFIREIEPTEQEWEQAIAFLTETGQKCDDVRQEYILLSDVLGVTMLVDAINHRSATDTTETTVLGPFYVEGPPETPMGEAIDWNVEGEPFYVEGRITSDNGQPLADVLVDVWQSDSEGFYDVQKEMEGASLRARFRTGPDGRYAFWTVTPSPYPIPTDGPVGQLLERLDRHPYRPAHVHFMLHAKNHQKLVTQIFAEGDPYIDSDAVFGVKDSLVKSYALNEPGKAPDGKVLDRPWRHLVFDFGMRRMG
- a CDS encoding quinone oxidoreductase family protein, with the protein product MNTQSGHGLWATEKSPDIDNLKIEVAARDAGQPGPGQVTVEIKAAGVNPSDVKAALGFMPHAVWPRVPGRDFAGVVCGGPKKLLGTEVWGGGGELGITQDGTHAKYLTLPAAAVTAKPANLSFEEAGSIGVPFITAFEGLQRAGGVQPWDNVLVCGANGKVGQAAIQLATLAGARVFGVEYKPMDYHGHSNGDIEMLDSSSQDVAAVIREKTGGHGADIVFNTVGNPYFEIANNVMAGKGRQIFISTFEFTVPFNIFNFFRLQHQFIGLNTLEMDSVYCAAIFKKLSPLFETGRLKPFPINPATVHGLGDAAKAYAAVNNSSPDRVVLKP
- a CDS encoding SDR family NAD(P)-dependent oxidoreductase, which gives rise to MDVKRLSGKNILITGAARGMGAANAESFAAQGGNVCLADLDGDEAQKVADKINAAGNGQAIAVRCDVTKREDNAAAVKAVVDEFGELNVALFNAGLNKPRFFMDIDEDNWDLIMNVNTKAMWLGMQEAARQMIAQGKRDYPYKLINVGSIASRKPLIDVTVYCTSKYGCLALTHCGALGLAEHNITVNGYAPGVVVTPLWEQLDKDLVEIGFKEKAGQAYDDIVRDALQIKRVSYPRDIVGTASFLASDDSDYMTGQMIHIDGGWCIQ
- a CDS encoding maleylacetate reductase; the protein is MVQPFTYSGLPTRVRFGWDMLGEVAEEIRRLNCSRALVLCTPQQEQDARNLAEQLGDLAVGLFPGAAMHTPVQVTEQALALMNQLGADCTIALGGGSTIGLGKALAWRLDTPQIVIPTSYAGSEVTPILGQTEDGRKTTVSDPKILPETVIYDVNLSATLPVPMTITSGMNAMAHAVEGLYAKERNPIVSAMALEGIAALARALPAVVEKPDDQVARGDALYGAWLCGMVLGQVGMALHHKLCHTLGGTFNLPHAETHCVVLPYAIAFNAVAVPELLRPVGEVFGDSHDPGAALQAFARKLGAPTALRDLGMPEDGIEKAVAIATQNPYWNPRPLVEDDLRDLITRAWSGARIGE
- a CDS encoding RSP_7527 family protein, coding for MNTQPQCKTPIPADVQKIIHRAHRMRSEYLNKSIKAGLSHLQGVFGHKNPVAKATA
- a CDS encoding DUF1127 domain-containing protein, with protein sequence MKFQNILTAHPFEGFHNTIQQFRADHAERRRARAVYDRTWRELSAMSGRDRAEIGIHSSDIPRIASEAAVMSRKTS
- a CDS encoding response regulator; translation: MDSNTRPAVLIVEDEPLIRMDAVDMITEAGFRTYEAASADEAIALMDKHLDIGILFTDIDMPGTMDGVKLAAYVRDRWPPVVIIIASGAVGLDRATFPDGASFFPKPYTARQITASLHEISRQFG
- a CDS encoding sensor histidine kinase: MDDISSVALTAMDLSDIVATFREGLLVLTEDLTIAYASDKFLTMFQVDRMGTVGRSLADMGDGRWNIPALLEPIRAVVTQDVTLENLEVDHHFELIGRKVMRLNVRKTVRAGDNARRILLAIEDVTARRLLETERDKALAQSTRLLEELNHRVMNSMSMIGSVISMEGRAQTDVACRAAFTRLRTRIEAIGTLYRVLSRTGAVDCVEADDYLNAIMRDAVAAMEASPGAISLDLSVSDIQLSTRTAVPLGLITNELVTNSLKYAYNGRDTGKLGLGLAKTPDGIEITFWDDGSGIDKTARVDSGLGQKLVEAFVQQLGGVLTQTSDQHGTRHSLAIPNGELSRI
- a CDS encoding Crp/Fnr family transcriptional regulator, yielding MHAIETSPLTKKLAAFVALSDGDLAVLARLHKRRRSFLAGRDLVHEGQTKQSAYVLAAGWVCSYKLQPHGKRQIIDFQIPGDFLGLRSILLRTSDHSFEPIVDIQAIEVPKGDLLDAFSETPRLATAILWAASRDEAMVVEHLVRLGSRDADKRLAHFLLELFSRLTLVGMADSSGYACPLSQYHLADALGRKHSPGAVWLLVGVIVYRVFLWTHTRTPPAFKFYQSLILGGVAAGQMTRRSGSLRKALSMA
- a CDS encoding transposase encodes the protein MVEESLVNGVTLAEVARRHDVSRSQLYDWRYRCRHGLLSSGPKFLRVFNIDEAPGGPDPDNMPAPPAPVMTVDFGARCRVSIPSDFDMEAAARLLNSLSVGR